CGGCATGACCGAGGCCGTCGGTCCGGTCGGCTACGGCGAGGACCGTCCGGTCTTCCTCGGTGAGGAGCTCGGCCGCGGCCACGCCTACTCCGACAACTTCGCCGAGGCCGTCGACGTCGAGGCCCACCGCATCCTCTCCACCAACCTGGAGTACCTCGTCGAGCAGTTCGAGGCGCTCCGGCCGGGGCTGGACCGCATGGCCGAGCTGCTGGTGGAGAAGGAGGCCATCTCCGGCGAGGAGGCCCTGGCTGCGGTGCGGGCCGGCCTGCCTGCGGACAAGCAGGCCCTGCTGGTCGGCACGGCGTCCAAGGTCAAGGTCGCCAACTCCAGCAACGGGCACGTGCCGGTCGGGTCGGGTGTGCCGGTCAACGAGCCGGTCCGCGAGCCCCTGCCCGGCGGCCACAACGGCCGTCCGCCGGTGGGCAACGGCGGCCCTGCCCGGGTGCCGAACGGACCGGGCTCGACCCCGCCGCCCCCACCCATGCCGCCGCCCCGCTGAGGCGTTCTGCCGTGACGCAGCGGGCCCGATACGCTCCGCGATCGTGATCGGCATCATCGGCGGCACCGGGCCGCAAGGAAGAGGGCTGGCCTACCGCCTCGCGCGGGCCGGCGTCGACGTGCTCATCGGGTCGCGGGACCCCGAGCGGGGCATGGCCGCGGCCGAGGAGGTCCGCCGCCTCGTCGGCGACGACGTGTCCGTGCAGGGCGCCGGCAACGCCGACCTGCCGGGCCGGGCCGACATGCTGCTGGTCACCGTGCCCTACGAGGGCCTGGCGTCCACCCTGCGTCCGCTGGCCGAGCAGGTCGGCGACATGATCGTGATGTCGGCGGTCAACAAGCTCAGCTTCGCCGGTGGTCCCCAGGCGCTGCCGGTCGAGGCCGGGTCCTCGGCGGAGGAGGTGGCACGCCTGCTGCCCGCGGCGCGTGTCACGACGGCGTTCAACAACGTCTCCGCCACGCACCTGCGCAACGCCGAGCACGTCTTCGACGAGGACGTGCTGGTCTGCGGCGACGACGACGATGCGGTGAAGCGAACCGTCGAGGTGGCCTCCCGGGTCGACGGCCTCCGCGGTGTCTCGTGCGGCCCCCTCCGGCTGGCGTTCACGATCGAGGCCATGACCGCGGTCGTCATCTCCGTCAACGCCACCCACGGCGTCACCGCCGGCCTGCGGATCACCGGCCTGTAGCGTCAGCCGCTCGGCGGCGCCGTCCCCGTGGCCGTGAAGAAGGCCGCGGCCTTGGTCATCGCTTCCTCCCACTCGGCGTCGCGGTCGGAGTCCACCACGATGCCCCCGCCCGTGCCGTACCACGCCCACCCGTCGTGCAGGACGGCGGTGCGGATCGCGACCGACAGGTCCACCAGGCCGGGGGCCACGACCCCGATCGCGCCGCAGTAGACCCCGCGACGCCACGGTTCGACCAGCCGGGTGCGGGCGACGGCCATGCGCTTGGGTGCCCCGGTCACCGAGCCGCAGGGGAACAGGGCCGTCAGCACGTCACGCAGCCCGAGGTCGGCGCGGACGGTGCCCAGCACGGTGCTGGTCAGGTGCCAGACGGTCGGGTGGGCCTCCAGCTCCATCAGCTGGGGGACCCGGACCGAGCCGACCTCGCAGATCCGCCCGAGGTCGTTGCGCTCGAGGTCGACGATCATCACGTGCTCGGCCCCGTCCTTGGTGGCCGTCCGCAGGTCCTCCGCGAGCGCCCGGTCCACCACCGGGTCCTCGGCCCGCCGCCGGGTCCCCTTGATGGGGCGGATCGTCGCCCGGCGGCCGTCCATGCGGAGGAACGTCTCGGGCGACACCGATGCGATCGTGGCGCCGGGGGCGTGCACGAAGGCCGCGTGGTCCGCGCTCGGGCTGGCGCCGAACAGGCGTCGGGCCAGCGCCCGGGGCGAGCCGTCCCACCGCGCGCCGACGTGGAGGGTCAGGTTGACCTGGTAGACGTCGCCGTCGGCGATCCAGTCCTGAATCCGGGCGACCGCCGCACCGTGCTGGGCGCGGGACAGCGTCGTGCGGGCCGGCACCGGGCCGTCGGTCCGCTCGGCCCGTGACCGTGCGGGGACGCGTCCGCGGGCGGCAGCCGTCGACAGCAGCATGTGGGCCCGGTCGGCGTCCGCCGCGGACTCGCCCGTCACCCACCAGCGACCGTCGGGTGACTGGCAGGCGGCATGGGTGTAGCGGCCGAACCACAACGGGGGGAGCGGGGCCGGTGCCGGCCGCTCGTCGACGGTGTCGAGGTCCAGGAGGGCTGCGGAGGCGTCGTCGGTCACGAACCCCAGCAGGCCGTGGGTGAACGGCGGCCCCTCCGCCGCCGGTCCCGCCCACCCGAGCATGTCGGCGGCCCGGTCCAGCGCCCGGCCATCGGTCACCGCGTCGACCGGATCGGCCACGGCCACCTCCCAGCCACGGACACGCACGAGTGCGCCGTGCCTGGACGGGTCGCTCGGGACCACGGTCACCGGGTGACCGGGATCGGGGCCGGTGTAGGGACGGAGGACGGTCATCGGTCGGGACACCTTAGTGGCCGCGGAGCACGACACCTCGGCGGCCCGGCAGGAGACCGGGCGGACGGCGTCGAACAGTGAAGAAGTGGAGCGACCCATCACATCGGTCGCCCAGAGCCCCGAGGTACCGCGATGACGTCCACGTACACCCCCTCACCCCGTGCTGTGCGGCGCGGCGTCGCAATGGTCGTGCTGGCCGGGTTGCTGCTGGCCGTACCGGGCACGACCGCACCGCCGGCCGAGGCCGAGACGCCGGCGCTCGCGGTGCCCTACCAGCTGGTCGTCGACCGCGACGTCCACGATCGGCTGCCCAGCCCCGAGGACCGCTACGCCCTCGCCGGTGGGTGCTACACGATGCGGGCCGACGACGGGACCTGGGTTGCCCGTGACGACGCGATGATCGTCGACGGGGCGGAGGGCGACGCCGTGCCCTTCCACTTCCAGCCGACCCGCCTCGGTGAGTACCTGATCGCGGCCAACGAGGGTCCGGACACCTCCGTGGAGGGGGCGTGGTGGGACGTGCGGTCCTACCTGTCCCAGCTCGGCGTCGGGACCTCCGCACAGCCGGGGCTCCCGGGCGTCACGGTCAGCGTGCAGCCGATCCTGGCCGACGCACCCTCGGCCGCGGCGGAGTGGACCATCACCGCGGTCGGGGACGACCCCGACGCCCGCGACGAACACGGCCAGGCCTACGAGGTCGCCTCCCCCGACGGCATCGCCCTCGGTACCTACACCTTCCACCACGTCGCCGACGACGACCCCACCGACGACGACCCCAACGGGACGGCCTGCGCGGACTGGCCCGAGGTCGACACCAACACCGAGGGTCGTCCCGACGCCAACCCGGCCGGACCCGCGGCCGAGGTCCGGGGCTTCTTCGAGTCCCACGTCCACGGGATGGCCTTCGAGTTCCTCGGCGGCGAGGCACGGTGCGGGCGTCCTTGGCACCCCTACGGCGTCGAGTACGCCCTGGTCGACTGCGAGGACCACGCCGCCGGTGGACGCGGTGCGGTCCTGGAGGTCGCGGTCTCCGGTGGCGATCCGGTCAACGGGCACGACACCGTCGGCTGGCCCACGTTCGGCTACTGGCCGGCCCACGACTCCCTGACCCACGAGCAGTACTACTGGCGTTGGCTGGAACGGGCGTACCTGGGCGGCCTGCGCCTGAGCGTCAACCTGTTCGTCGACAACACCGCCCTGTGCGAGATCTACCCGGTCAAGCGGAACTCCTGCAACGAGATGGACGGGGTGCGCCTGCAGGCCCAGCGGCTGTTCGAGCTGCAGGACTACATCGACGCCCAGTCCGGCGGCCCGGGGGAGGGGTGGCTGCGCATCGTGACCGACCCGACCCAGGCGCGGGAGGTCATCAACGCCGGTCGGCTGGCGGTCGTCATGGGCATCGAGGTGTCGGAGCTCTTCGACTGCAGCGAGTTCCTCGACCAGCCCAACTGCACCGCCGACCAGATCGACCAGCGGCTGGAGGAGGTCCACGACATGGGCATCCGTCAGATGGAGCTGGTGAACAAGTTCGACAACGCCCTGTCCGGCGTCACCGGTGACGGCGGGGCCACCGGCGTCCTCGTGAACTGGCTGGGCCAGCGCTGGACGAGCGGGCACTACTGGGACATGCAGACCTGCGCCCCGACCGAGGCAGGCCACAGCCACGAACACGACAAGACGCAGGTCAACGTCGCCGACGACCTGCCCGACGGCGGCCACGACGAGGTCGACGTCCTGGCCGGCGCCATCCTCGAGCAGTTCGCCCCGACACGGGGCTACGCCGCACCCGCCTACCCGGCCGGTCCGCACTGCAACACCCGCGGCCTCACCCCGCTTGGCGAACACCTCATCACCGAGATGGTCGCCCGCGGCATGGTCGTCGACCCCGACCACATGAGCGCCGCCGCCCAGCGAGCCGCCCTCGACCTGATCCAGGACGTCATCATCCCCGCAGAGCACGAGCGGGCCCACGCCGAGGGCCGGGCGCCGATCCAGCCGTCGCTGATCTCCAGCCACAGCTGGGGCAACGACGAGATCTACCAGCGCATCTACGTCCTCGACGGCGTCATCGGCTCCCGCACCGCCTCGGCCGACCGGTTCGTCGACTACTGGGCGCAGCGCCGCGGATGGGCGGCGACGCTCGCCCCCGCCGACAGCCTGTTCGGGCTGGGCTACGGCGCCGACACCAACGGCCTGGGCGGCCAGCCCGGACCACGCTCCAACCCCGCGGTCCCGCTGGACTACGAGGGTGGCATCGATGCGCCGATCGGTGGGGTCACCATCCACCAGCAGACCTCGGGCGTCCGGACCTACGACG
This genomic window from Euzebya rosea contains:
- the npdG gene encoding NADPH-dependent F420 reductase, producing MIGIIGGTGPQGRGLAYRLARAGVDVLIGSRDPERGMAAAEEVRRLVGDDVSVQGAGNADLPGRADMLLVTVPYEGLASTLRPLAEQVGDMIVMSAVNKLSFAGGPQALPVEAGSSAEEVARLLPAARVTTAFNNVSATHLRNAEHVFDEDVLVCGDDDDAVKRTVEVASRVDGLRGVSCGPLRLAFTIEAMTAVVISVNATHGVTAGLRITGL
- a CDS encoding anthranilate synthase component I family protein, which translates into the protein MTVLRPYTGPDPGHPVTVVPSDPSRHGALVRVRGWEVAVADPVDAVTDGRALDRAADMLGWAGPAAEGPPFTHGLLGFVTDDASAALLDLDTVDERPAPAPLPPLWFGRYTHAACQSPDGRWWVTGESAADADRAHMLLSTAAARGRVPARSRAERTDGPVPARTTLSRAQHGAAVARIQDWIADGDVYQVNLTLHVGARWDGSPRALARRLFGASPSADHAAFVHAPGATIASVSPETFLRMDGRRATIRPIKGTRRRAEDPVVDRALAEDLRTATKDGAEHVMIVDLERNDLGRICEVGSVRVPQLMELEAHPTVWHLTSTVLGTVRADLGLRDVLTALFPCGSVTGAPKRMAVARTRLVEPWRRGVYCGAIGVVAPGLVDLSVAIRTAVLHDGWAWYGTGGGIVVDSDRDAEWEEAMTKAAAFFTATGTAPPSG